One Neisseria sicca genomic region harbors:
- the iscX gene encoding Fe-S cluster assembly protein IscX produces MKWTDTQRIAEELYDLHGDSIDPKTVRFTQLRDLIMALPDFDDDPARCGERILEAVQQAWIEEAE; encoded by the coding sequence ATGAAATGGACAGACACCCAACGCATCGCTGAGGAACTCTACGACCTGCACGGCGACAGCATCGACCCGAAAACCGTTCGCTTCACCCAACTGCGCGACCTGATTATGGCGCTGCCCGACTTCGACGACGATCCCGCACGCTGCGGCGAACGTATCCTCGAAGCCGTACAACAGGCATGGATTGAAGAGGCTGAGTGA